A single window of Ananas comosus cultivar F153 linkage group 19, ASM154086v1, whole genome shotgun sequence DNA harbors:
- the LOC109724702 gene encoding signal peptidase complex subunit 3B-like isoform X2: MHSFGYRANAVVTLAVTILAVMCSMASLSDNFNVPSPTAEVKVLNINWFQKQANGNDEVSLTLNISADLSSLFTWNTKQVSLWDGIIPSKDHAKFWIHTTNKYRLIDQGSNLRGKEFNLTLHWHVMPKTGKMFADKIVMTGYRLPEEYR, from the exons ATGCATTCGTTCGGGTACCGCGCGAACGCGGTGGTGACGCTCGCGGTGACGATCCTCGCCGTGATGTGCTCCATGGCCTCCCTCTCCGACAACTTTAACGTCCCTTCCCCCACCGCCGAGGTCAAG GTCCTGAATATCAACTGGTTCCAAAAGCAAGCAAACGGAAATGATGAG GTCAGCTTGACGTTGAACATATCAGCAGACCTTTCATCCCTGTTCACTTGGAACACCAAACAG GTTTCTCTATGGGATGGAATTATACCCTCAAAAGACCACGCGAAATTTTGGATTCACACCACAAATAAATACCGGCTCATTGACCAG GGAAGCAATCTCAGGGGCAAAGAATTCAACTTGACATTGCACTGGCACGTCATGCCAAAGACCGGCAAGATGTTTGCTGATAAAATAGTTATGACGGGGTATCGCCTCCCTGAGGAGTATAGATAA
- the LOC109724702 gene encoding signal peptidase complex subunit 3B-like isoform X1 has protein sequence MHSFGYRANAVVTLAVTILAVMCSMASLSDNFNVPSPTAEVKVLNINWFQKQANGNDEVSLTLNISADLSSLFTWNTKQVFVFIAAEYETPQNALNQVSLWDGIIPSKDHAKFWIHTTNKYRLIDQGSNLRGKEFNLTLHWHVMPKTGKMFADKIVMTGYRLPEEYR, from the exons ATGCATTCGTTCGGGTACCGCGCGAACGCGGTGGTGACGCTCGCGGTGACGATCCTCGCCGTGATGTGCTCCATGGCCTCCCTCTCCGACAACTTTAACGTCCCTTCCCCCACCGCCGAGGTCAAG GTCCTGAATATCAACTGGTTCCAAAAGCAAGCAAACGGAAATGATGAG GTCAGCTTGACGTTGAACATATCAGCAGACCTTTCATCCCTGTTCACTTGGAACACCAAACAG GTGTTTGTTTTCATAGCAGCTGAGTATGAGACCCCTCAGAATGCCCTGAATCAG GTTTCTCTATGGGATGGAATTATACCCTCAAAAGACCACGCGAAATTTTGGATTCACACCACAAATAAATACCGGCTCATTGACCAG GGAAGCAATCTCAGGGGCAAAGAATTCAACTTGACATTGCACTGGCACGTCATGCCAAAGACCGGCAAGATGTTTGCTGATAAAATAGTTATGACGGGGTATCGCCTCCCTGAGGAGTATAGATAA
- the LOC109725107 gene encoding putative ripening-related protein 4, translated as MANSLLAFATLLLLLSAAAAVASGHRTRSCRVSGQLRGKSGRCNRENYSDCCVPGKLYPQYRCSPPVTARTPATMTLNSFARGGDGGGPSECDNKYHPDHEMVVALSTGWFDRSSRCLKNIRIAAANGRSVLAKVVDECDSVHGCDEEHDFQPPCPNNVVDASPAVWKALGIPKEVGEHRITWSDV; from the coding sequence ATGGCCAATTCTCTTCTTGCATTCGCCACCCTACTACTTCTTctatctgctgctgctgccgtcGCGTCCGGACATCGGACCAGATCCTGCCGCGTAAGCGGCCAATTACGCGGCAAGTCCGGCAGGTGCAACCGCGAAAACTACTCGGACTGCTGCGTGCCGGGCAAGCTCTACCCGCAGTACCGCTGCTCCCCTCCGGTCACCGCGCGGACCCCCGCGACCATGACGCTGAACAGCTTCGCCAGgggcggggacggcgggggccCGTCGGAGTGCGACAACAAGTACCACCCCGACCACGAGATGGTGGTCGCGCTGTCGACCGGCTGGTTCGACCGCTCCAGCCGCTGCCTCAAGAACATCCGCATCGCCGCCGCCAACGGCCGCTCCGTGCTCGCGAAGGTCGTCGACGAGTGCGACTCCGTGCACGGCTGCGACGAGGAGCACGACTTCCAGCCGCCGTGCCCGAACAACGTCGTGGACGCCTCGCCGGCCGTGTGGAAGGCGCTCGGGATCCCCAAGGAGGTCGGCGAGCATCGCATCACCTGGTCGGACGTTTGA
- the LOC109725262 gene encoding uncharacterized protein LOC109725262 isoform X1, which translates to MGGGGDHHGGGGHGHGHGHGGEAGDFRKKVWSMTGGPYCRPKHWRRNTAIALAGIFLICVPIAMKSAELKLKKATEAKAKTAPIVSALHALTLTRAPLALLTSDLAEAVLRPSFFFLSDPPPLPPRPSTTITKMVMRFLPPPCSLPPL; encoded by the exons atgggcggcggcggcgatcacCACGGAGGCGGAGGCCACGGCCACGGGCATGGCCATGGCGGAGAGGCGGGGGATTTCAGGAAGAAGGTGTGGAGCATGACGGGGGGGCCCTACTGCCGCCCCAAGCACTGGCGCCGTAACACGGCGATCGCCTTGGCCGGGATCTTCCTCATCTGCGTCCCCATCGCCATGAAATCTGCCGAGCTCAAG ttGAAGAAGGCGACAGAGGCGAAAGCAAAAACGGCCCCCATCGTCTCTGCACTTCacgccctcaccctcacccGTGCACCCCTCGCCCTACTCACCTCCGACCTCGCCGAGGCCGTGTtgcgaccctcttttttttttctctccgaccctcctccactgcctccaCGGCCCTCTACAACGATAACAAAAATGGTAATGCGTTTTCTTCCTCCGCCTTGCTCTCTACCTCCACTGTAG
- the LOC109725261 gene encoding developmental regulatory protein wetA-like, with protein sequence MLAVAAQPHPLFSLLLPHVSLLRLPPPRPLVATAAAKIRSHHHHHRRRRRRIPPSRDHSTADETALDEEDFALAPAPAPAPAEAEAEAEAVETGGGLKGSDVLRALQRAVAAKEASPRRGKKKRRQAERERERFGGGGGDDGGGGGGGGDLGSVPPVEIRSDWVDRIEELERRLEELQDRQYYL encoded by the coding sequence ATGCTTGCGGTGGCGGCCCAAccacaccctctcttctccctcctcctcccgcACGTCTCCCTTCTGCGCCTTCCCCCGCCGCGGCCCCtcgtcgccaccgccgccgcgaaGATCCgctcccaccaccaccaccatcggcggcggcggcggcgaatcCCTCCCTCTCGCGATCACTCAACCGCCGACGAGACCGCGCTCGACGAGGAGGACTTTGCGCTCGCCCCTGCCCCCGCCCCCGCGCCAGCCGAGGCCGAGGCCGAGGCCGAGGCAGTGGAGACGGGCGGGGGTTTGAAGGGGTCGGACGTCCTGCGAGCGCTGCAGAGGGCCGTGGCCGCGAAGGAGGCGTCCCCTCGCAGGGGGAAGAAGAAGCGGCGGCAAgcagagcgagagcgagagcgatttggtggcggtggtggtgacgacggcggcggcggcggcggcggcggcgacctcGGGAGCGTCCCGCCCGTCGAGATTCGGAGCGATTGGGTCGACAGGATCGAGGAATTGGAGAGGCGACTGGAAGAACTGCAAGACCGGCAATATTATCTctag
- the LOC109725262 gene encoding uncharacterized protein LOC109725262 isoform X2, producing the protein MGGGGDHHGGGGHGHGHGHGGEAGDFRKKVWSMTGGPYCRPKHWRRNTAIALAGIFLICVPIAMKSAELKGDNNVMNLVGPDQLHSARKGQPKPRISKAQPKLHVST; encoded by the exons atgggcggcggcggcgatcacCACGGAGGCGGAGGCCACGGCCACGGGCATGGCCATGGCGGAGAGGCGGGGGATTTCAGGAAGAAGGTGTGGAGCATGACGGGGGGGCCCTACTGCCGCCCCAAGCACTGGCGCCGTAACACGGCGATCGCCTTGGCCGGGATCTTCCTCATCTGCGTCCCCATCGCCATGAAATCTGCCGAGCTCAAG GGGgataataatgtaatgaatTTGGTGGGCCCAGACCAACTACATTCTGCGAGAAAAGGCCAACCCAAACCCCGTATTAGCAAAGCCCAACCCAAACTCCATGTTAGCACTTAG
- the LOC109725262 gene encoding uncharacterized protein LOC109725262 isoform X3: MGGGGDHHGGGGHGHGHGHGGEAGDFRKKVWSMTGGPYCRPKHWRRNTAIALAGIFLICVPIAMKSAELKVVQPYRGIIM, from the exons atgggcggcggcggcgatcacCACGGAGGCGGAGGCCACGGCCACGGGCATGGCCATGGCGGAGAGGCGGGGGATTTCAGGAAGAAGGTGTGGAGCATGACGGGGGGGCCCTACTGCCGCCCCAAGCACTGGCGCCGTAACACGGCGATCGCCTTGGCCGGGATCTTCCTCATCTGCGTCCCCATCGCCATGAAATCTGCCGAGCTCAAG GTGGTCCAACCTTACAGGGGgataataatgtaa